A region of the Candidatus Omnitrophota bacterium genome:
AGATTAACCGCGCGTCAGGTCATGATATTATAGTAGTAGACGCGCCGCTCCTGGTCGAGGCGGGGCTCATCGACCTTATAGATAAGCTGATAGTCGTAAAATGTTCAAGACAAAGACAGATAGCAAGATGCGTAAAGAAATTTCGCATCAAAAAGGAGGACGTATTAAAAAGGATAAAAAGACAGATACCGTTAAAGAAGAAATTAAAAATGGCGGACTTCGTGATAGACAATCAGGGATTGAAGTCAAAGACAAGAAGACAGGTACTCGAAATATGGAGGATGTTATGGAGATAGCCGAACTTAAGACCATGAGCATAGCGGAGCTGACAAAGCTTGCGAAGGACCTGAATGTGATCGGCGCCAGCGGCCTTAAGAAACAGGACCTGATATTCAAGATACTGCAGGCGAAGACCGAGAAGGAAGGCCTGATCTTCGGCGAGGGCGTGCTGGAGATATTGCCGGACGGGTTCGGATTTTTGCGCAGCCCGGACTACAACTATCTCCCGGGACCCGACGACATATATGTGTCGCCGTCGCAGATACGCAAGTTTAACCTGAGAACGGGCGACACCGTAAGCGGGCAGATAAGGCCGCCTAAGGAAGGCGAAAGGTATTTCGCCTTATTGAAGGTCGAGGCTGTAAATTTCGGGAATCCGGATGACACGCAGGGGAAGACATTGTTCGACAACCTGACCCCGCTCTACCCGAATGAACGGTTCCTGCTTGAATGCAACCCAAAAGAAGTTTCGATGAGGATAATGGACCTCCTGGCGCCCGTCGGGAAAGGACAGCGCGGCATGATAGTCGCTCCGCCGTACAGCGGAAAGACGGTGCTCCTGCAGAAGTTCGCTAACTCGATAACTACGAACTATCCGGAGGCCGTGCTCATAGTCCTTCTTATAGATGAGCGTCCCGAGGAAGTCACGGACATGCAGCGCTCGGTGAAGGGCGAGGTAATAAGTTCGACATTCGACGAACCGTCGGAACGGCACATCCAGGTCGCTGAGATAGTGCTGGAGAAGGCAAAGCGTCTCGTCGAAGCCAGGAAAGATGTGGTGATCCTGCTCGACTCGATCACGAGGCTTGCCAGGGCGTACAATTCCTGCGTGCCGCATTCGGGAAAGATACTCTCGGGCGGAGTCGATTCGAACGCGCTCCAGAAACCGAAGAGGTTCCTCGGCGCGGCAAGGAATATCGAAGAGGGCGGGAGCCTTACGATAATAGCGACCGCGCTCGTCGATACCGGTTCGAGGATGGACGAGGTAATATTCGAAGAGTTCAAAGGGACCGGCAATATGGAGGTGCAGCTCGACAGGAATCTCTTCCAGAAGAGGATATATCCGGCGATAGACATAAAGCGCTCGAATACCCGCAAGGAAGAGCTCCTGGTCCACGAGGACGAATTGAAGCGCATATGGCTTCTGAGGAAGGCGTTGAACGAACTTAATTCCGACGAGGCTATGCAGCTCCTGGTCGAGAAGCTGTCGAAGACGAAGACCAACGCGGAATTTTTGATGTCAATGAACCAGTAGAAAACAAGAATCAAACCATTAGTCGTAAGCTGTAAGTCGTAAGTTTTAAGTGTTAAAAAAATTCAAATCTTTTACTTACAGCTTACTACTTATGACTTACAACTAAAAAAGGGGGTAAGCGTGAAAGATAAGACACATCCGGAATACAAAGAGACGACGATCGCGTGCGTGTGCGGAGAGGTAATACATACGCGCTCGACGAAGCAGAACATCCATGTCGATATCTGCTCGAAGTGCCACCCGTTCTTTACAGGTAAGCAAAAGCTTGTAGACTCAGCAGGCAGGGTGGAGAAGTTCGCCAAGCGTTATGCCGGCAAAGTGAAGGCGAAGGCCGCTGAACAGGCCGATCAGCCTAAGGTAGAGAAGAAGACGGAGCCGGGAAACGCCGGATAATACGATGTTCGAAAAGATATTGGAAGAGAAGAGACGCCGGTGCGATAAGCTCCATGAGCTTCTAGCGGACCCGAAGGTCATAGCCAATACATCGGAATACCAGGGCTATGCCAGGGAGCTTGCAAGCCTAACTCCCTTAATAAACGAGTATAATGACTACCTGAAACTTAAACTCGACGTCAAAGACCTGGACAAGGTGCTCGGCGAAAAGACGCACGGCCACGACAAGGATTTCCTTGTGCTCGCGGAAGAGGAGAGGTATAAACTGGCGAAGGAGCTTGAAGAATCCGGTAGTCGGCTGGAAGAGTTGTTGCTGGAGAAGGAATCCGGCGCCGACCGCGGTATAATAATGGAGATAAGGGCAGGCACAGGCGGCCAGGAAGCAAGTCTGTTTGCAGCGGATCTATTGAGGATGTACTCAAAATACGCGGTGAGAAAGGGATGGAAAGTAGAGCTGATAGATTCGAGCACTACCGAAAAAGGCGGGTATAAAGAAGTCATATTCTCGATCTCCGGCAAAGGAGTGTACGGCGCGCTTAAATTCGAGAGCGGCACACACAGGGTTCAGCGTGTGCCGGAGACTGAGGCGAGCGGAAGGGTACATACATCGGCTTCGACGGTATGCGTGCTGCCGGAGGCAGAAGATGTAGAGGTGGAGATAAGACCCGAGGACTTAAGGATCGATGTTTTCAGGTCCGGAGGCGCGGGCGGCCAGGGTGTTAACAGGACGGATTCCGCAGTGCGGCTCACGCATATACCGACGGGTATAGTAGTAACGTGCCAGGACGAACGTTCCCAATTGAAGAACAAGTCCAAGGCCATGAGGGTCCTGCGCGCGCGGCTTTTAGACGTGAAAGAGACCGAGCATAATAGTAAGATATCCCAGTCAAGAAAGTCTCAGGTGGGCAGCGGAGACCGCTCGGAAAAGATACGCACTTATAATTACCCTGACAGGCGGATCACCGACCACAGGATAGGGTTGACCGTCCATAATCTCGAGGATGTGCTGGAGGGCGATCTGGACGAAATAACTGCCGCGCTGAAAATGGAAGAGAGAAAATTAAGGCTGAGAGCTGCCGTATGACCCAGCCCATTCCGTGAATGGTGATGGGTCGGGAAGAATAGGCTGGGTAAAATGATAGAGCCATATACACCGGTGCAGTACATAATGGGGAAGACGGACTTCTGCGGCCTCGACCTGGTCGTTAACGAAGACGTGCTAATACCGCGTCCTGAGACAGAATTACTTGTCGCGACTGTCGCGGAAGAAGCCAGGAGACGGCTGCCGGAATCAGGATCTTTGAGGATCCTCGACCTGTGTACAGGCTCAGGCAATATAGCAATTGCGTTGACAAAGTCAGTCCCTGAATGTAAAATAGTCGCTTCCGATATATCTGCAGCGGCATTGAGCATAGCGCGCCGAAACACCGAAAAACATGGCGTTGCCCATCGGATCGATCTTGTGGAAAGCGACCTGTTCGGGTCTGTAAGCGGCAGGTTTGACATAGTAGTTTCCAACCCGCCTTATATCGCGGAATACGAGTTTGCCGCGCTCCCTAAGGACGTGTTAAAAGAGCCGCGACTGGCCCTGAACGGGGGCGCAGACGGGCTGGATTTTTATCGAAGGATATTCAGGGACCTTTCTGGTTTTATGAAAAAGGGCGGTTTTGCTGCGTTCGAGATAGGGTTTGGGCAATCCGCGTATGTGAAAAAGATTGTTGAGGAGACGAAGGCGTATAAGGTCTCCTCTGTGGTGAAAGACTGGAACGGTATAGATAGGATAGTGGTGGCTAATGGATAAGCTGTTGGTGGAAGGCGGCCGTAAATTGCAGGGCTCGGTAGAGATAAGCGGAGCGAAGAACGCCTGCCTTCCGATACTCGCGGCAGCGCTTCTCTCCGACGAGAGATCCGTTATCAGTAATATCCCCGCGCTGAAGGATATGTCGACCATGCTAAGGATCATGAAGAATCTCGGCGTGAAGGTCCAGCAGGACGGCTCCCGGATAACGATCGAGCCGAAAGGATACAAGAAGTACAGCGCGCCTTATGATCTGGTAAGCACTATGCGCGCGTCTGTATGCGTTCTCGGGCCGCTCTTAGCCAAGCAGAAGATGGCCGAGGTCTCTTTTCCGGGTGGATGCGTCATAGGCCCAAGGCCTATCGATCTGCATTTGAAAGGACTAAGGGCGCTCGGCGCCGACATAAAAGTTGAGAAGGGGTATATTATCGCCGACGGGAGGAAGATGAGCGGAGGCAGCGTATACCTCGGAGGGCATTTCGGGTCAAGCGTTCTGGCTACAGCAAACGTAATGATGGCCGCGACGCTAATTAAGGGCGTGACCGTGATCGAGAACGCGGCGTGCGAGCCGGAAGTGGTGGACCTGGCCGCATTCCTGATAAAGATGGGCGCCAGGATAAAAGGGCACTCCACGCACAGGATAATAATTGAAGGCGTCAAGAGACTGCATGGGGCCGAACACTCAGTAATCTCCGACAGGATCGAAGCCGGTACTTATATAATAGCCGCCGCGATAACGAAAGGCGACATAACCGTCAAAAACGCCAAGTTTGAGCATCTCGTAGCTGTGGCGGATAAGTTGATAGAGGCGGGTCTCGAGATCAGGAAAGTGCCGAGCGGCATCAGGGCAAGATATGTCAGGAAACTGAAGCCGCTCGACGTAACGACGCTCGCTTATCCGGGTTTTCCGACGGACATGCAGGCGCAGTTCATGAGCCTTATGTCGGTTACCGAAGGGATAAGCGTCATAACCGAAAAGATTTATCCCGACAGGTTCATCCATGTCAGCGAGCTCGGCAGGATGGGAGCCGAAATAATATTAGAGGGCCCGAGCGCGATAGTCAAAGGCGTCAAACATCTGAGCGGCGCCCCGGTCATGGCGTCCGACTTAAGGGCGTCGGCCGCGCTTGTACTCGCGGGCCTCGTAGCTAAGGACAGGACCGAGATCCACAGGATCTACCACCTCGACAGAGGTTATGAGAACTTGGAAGAGAAGTTGAACAGTTTAGGCGCGAAGGTGTGGAGAGAGAAGGAAAGATAAGTATAATGTATAAGGTGTAATGCTGGTGTAATGCGTCTATGTGTAATGGAAAAAAGTCATGAATATTTTTATTACACATTACACATTTAACGTTACACAAAACTCGGATAAAAGGGGGTACAATGCCAGCAGTCATCAGGCTCAAAAGAGGCGGTTCGCCGAAGAAACCGTCTCATCGTATCGTAGTCGTGGATAAGCGCAGGGCAAGAGATTCAAAGACCATAGAGATCCTCGGATTCTATGACCCGAAGACCAATCCAGCTAATGTCAAGGTTAAGAAGGAACGGGCGGAATACTGGCTTGGCGTCGGGGCGGTTCCGTCCGCCATCGTAAGGACGCTGTTGAAGAAGCAGGGGATCAAGGCGTAGTTTCAGGCCGTCAGCTGTCAGCCGTCAGCGCCGAAAGCTGAAAAGTCGAAAGCTTATTATGCGCATAGACATTCTGACGCTATTTCCCAAGATGTTCGAGAACGTCCTGGGCGAATCTATAATAAAGCGGGCCCGGGCTAAGGGGTTGGTGAAGATAGAGGTCTACAATCTCCGGGACTGGACATCCGACCGGCACAAGACAGCGGACGACAAGCCTTTCGGCGGCGGGCCGGGCATGGTGATGAAGATCGAGCCCGTATACCTGGCTCTCAAAGAACTGAAAAGAGGTAATCCCTCTGCCGCTCCTATTCGTCGCGGCGGCGGGATGAAATTTTCTGTAGAAAATTTCAGAGGCCACGGGCCAAGGGTAATACTGCTGACACCGCAGGGAAGGAAGCTTGATCAAAGAATAGCCAAGGAATTGGCCAGGGAAAAGCGCCTGATCCTCATATGCGGACATTACGAAGGAGTTGACGAACGTATCAGGGAACTTGCGGATGACGAGATATCGATAGGCGATTACGTCCTGACGTGCGGGGAGATCCCAGCAATGGTGCTGGTCGATTGCGTGACGAGACTGATACCCGGTGTGCTGGGAGACGACGAGTCGATAACCGATGAATCTTTTGAGGGCGGGCTGCTGGAATATCCTCAATATACAAGGCCCGCTGAATATAAGGCAATGAAGGTCCCCGCAACTCTCATGAGCGGCGACCATAAAGCGATAGAGGAGTGGCGGAAGACGCAGGCTTTTAAGAGAACGGCGCGCAGGAGGCCGGATCTTTTGGCGGGCAAAGACAAAAGCATATAAAATTAACTAACAAATTTCAAAGGAGAAAAATATGAAGAATTACCTAGACCTGGTGGAATCGAAACAGTTAAAGAAAGACACCCCCCAATTCAACGTCGGCGATACGGTAGACGTCCAGATAAAAATAGTCGAGGAAGGCAAGTCGCGCATCCAGACTTTCGAAGGCGTGGTGATCGCGCGTGCGGGGTCGGGCCTGCGCGAGACGTTTACAGTCAGAAAGATATCGTATGGAGAAGGCGTTGAAATTGTATTCCCGCTCCATTCGCCGTCGATCGATAAGATAAAGGTCATGAAAAAAGGCGATGTTAGAAGGGCCAAGTTATATTACCTGAAACGGAAAGTCGGGAAAGAGACCAGAGTTGACGAGAAGATCGAACACTCTCAGACGGGCCCGGAAGCTGCTCCTGCACGAGAAGAGGCTAAGTAGCCTCGGTTACAAGACAATAGCGGGCGTCGATGAAGCGGGCCGCGGCCCTCTTGCCGGACCGGTTGTCGCCGGCGCTGTAATATTAAAAGACGCCTGTTTTAAAGAGCGGGTCGACGACTCAAAGAAGCTCTCCGCGAAGTTGAGAGAGAAAGCTTATGCGGAGATAATGGACAAATGCGCCGTCGGAATAGGTGTGGTAGACGAAAAGATCATAGACCTCCTGAATATCTATCGCGCCACAATAAGGGCGATGGACCTGGCCATAGCGAACCTCAATGTAGTGCCTGATTATATAATAGTCGACGGAAGGGTCAAGTTGGTGACCAGGTGTCCCCTGAAGTGTATTGTCGGGGGAGACGCGCTTAGTCTTTCTATAGCCGCGGCTTCTATCATAGCGAAGGTCACGCGCGACAGGATGATGCTGGAGTACGATAAGACATTCCCGCAATACGGATTTGCCCGCCACAAAGGCTACGGTACCAAGTTCCATAAGGAGGCCCTGAAAAAACACGGCCCTTCACCGATCCACCGCTTCAGTTTCCGCCCCGTTAAAGACCTGATGGTATAAATTTTCTCGGCCAATTTTTGTTGACCCCATGAGCCCTTTATATTAGAATAAACCTGATATTGCTCATAATAAAGAGACT
Encoded here:
- the coaE gene encoding dephospho-CoA kinase (Dephospho-CoA kinase (CoaE) performs the final step in coenzyme A biosynthesis.); its protein translation is MIIGITGSFGTGKTFVASILASLGAKVVDADIIAHRVMRKGSPAHKRIEALFGVSALSKSGEIDRRKLGTIVFKDGKCLERLNRIMHPEVIREIKREINRASGHDIIVVDAPLLVEAGLIDLIDKLIVVKCSRQRQIARCVKKFRIKKEDVLKRIKRQIPLKKKLKMADFVIDNQGLKSKTRRQVLEIWRMLWR
- the rho gene encoding transcription termination factor Rho, whose protein sequence is MEIAELKTMSIAELTKLAKDLNVIGASGLKKQDLIFKILQAKTEKEGLIFGEGVLEILPDGFGFLRSPDYNYLPGPDDIYVSPSQIRKFNLRTGDTVSGQIRPPKEGERYFALLKVEAVNFGNPDDTQGKTLFDNLTPLYPNERFLLECNPKEVSMRIMDLLAPVGKGQRGMIVAPPYSGKTVLLQKFANSITTNYPEAVLIVLLIDERPEEVTDMQRSVKGEVISSTFDEPSERHIQVAEIVLEKAKRLVEARKDVVILLDSITRLARAYNSCVPHSGKILSGGVDSNALQKPKRFLGAARNIEEGGSLTIIATALVDTGSRMDEVIFEEFKGTGNMEVQLDRNLFQKRIYPAIDIKRSNTRKEELLVHEDELKRIWLLRKALNELNSDEAMQLLVEKLSKTKTNAEFLMSMNQ
- the rpmE gene encoding 50S ribosomal protein L31; amino-acid sequence: MKDKTHPEYKETTIACVCGEVIHTRSTKQNIHVDICSKCHPFFTGKQKLVDSAGRVEKFAKRYAGKVKAKAAEQADQPKVEKKTEPGNAG
- the prfA gene encoding peptide chain release factor 1 yields the protein MFEKILEEKRRRCDKLHELLADPKVIANTSEYQGYARELASLTPLINEYNDYLKLKLDVKDLDKVLGEKTHGHDKDFLVLAEEERYKLAKELEESGSRLEELLLEKESGADRGIIMEIRAGTGGQEASLFAADLLRMYSKYAVRKGWKVELIDSSTTEKGGYKEVIFSISGKGVYGALKFESGTHRVQRVPETEASGRVHTSASTVCVLPEAEDVEVEIRPEDLRIDVFRSGGAGGQGVNRTDSAVRLTHIPTGIVVTCQDERSQLKNKSKAMRVLRARLLDVKETEHNSKISQSRKSQVGSGDRSEKIRTYNYPDRRITDHRIGLTVHNLEDVLEGDLDEITAALKMEERKLRLRAAV
- the prmC gene encoding peptide chain release factor N(5)-glutamine methyltransferase, with amino-acid sequence MIEPYTPVQYIMGKTDFCGLDLVVNEDVLIPRPETELLVATVAEEARRRLPESGSLRILDLCTGSGNIAIALTKSVPECKIVASDISAAALSIARRNTEKHGVAHRIDLVESDLFGSVSGRFDIVVSNPPYIAEYEFAALPKDVLKEPRLALNGGADGLDFYRRIFRDLSGFMKKGGFAAFEIGFGQSAYVKKIVEETKAYKVSSVVKDWNGIDRIVVANG
- the murA gene encoding UDP-N-acetylglucosamine 1-carboxyvinyltransferase, translated to MDKLLVEGGRKLQGSVEISGAKNACLPILAAALLSDERSVISNIPALKDMSTMLRIMKNLGVKVQQDGSRITIEPKGYKKYSAPYDLVSTMRASVCVLGPLLAKQKMAEVSFPGGCVIGPRPIDLHLKGLRALGADIKVEKGYIIADGRKMSGGSVYLGGHFGSSVLATANVMMAATLIKGVTVIENAACEPEVVDLAAFLIKMGARIKGHSTHRIIIEGVKRLHGAEHSVISDRIEAGTYIIAAAITKGDITVKNAKFEHLVAVADKLIEAGLEIRKVPSGIRARYVRKLKPLDVTTLAYPGFPTDMQAQFMSLMSVTEGISVITEKIYPDRFIHVSELGRMGAEIILEGPSAIVKGVKHLSGAPVMASDLRASAALVLAGLVAKDRTEIHRIYHLDRGYENLEEKLNSLGAKVWREKER
- the rpsP gene encoding 30S ribosomal protein S16, encoding MPAVIRLKRGGSPKKPSHRIVVVDKRRARDSKTIEILGFYDPKTNPANVKVKKERAEYWLGVGAVPSAIVRTLLKKQGIKA
- the trmD gene encoding tRNA (guanosine(37)-N1)-methyltransferase TrmD; this encodes MRIDILTLFPKMFENVLGESIIKRARAKGLVKIEVYNLRDWTSDRHKTADDKPFGGGPGMVMKIEPVYLALKELKRGNPSAAPIRRGGGMKFSVENFRGHGPRVILLTPQGRKLDQRIAKELAREKRLILICGHYEGVDERIRELADDEISIGDYVLTCGEIPAMVLVDCVTRLIPGVLGDDESITDESFEGGLLEYPQYTRPAEYKAMKVPATLMSGDHKAIEEWRKTQAFKRTARRRPDLLAGKDKSI
- the rplS gene encoding 50S ribosomal protein L19, whose translation is MKNYLDLVESKQLKKDTPQFNVGDTVDVQIKIVEEGKSRIQTFEGVVIARAGSGLRETFTVRKISYGEGVEIVFPLHSPSIDKIKVMKKGDVRRAKLYYLKRKVGKETRVDEKIEHSQTGPEAAPAREEAK
- a CDS encoding ribonuclease HII, which encodes MTRRSNTLRRARKLLLHEKRLSSLGYKTIAGVDEAGRGPLAGPVVAGAVILKDACFKERVDDSKKLSAKLREKAYAEIMDKCAVGIGVVDEKIIDLLNIYRATIRAMDLAIANLNVVPDYIIVDGRVKLVTRCPLKCIVGGDALSLSIAAASIIAKVTRDRMMLEYDKTFPQYGFARHKGYGTKFHKEALKKHGPSPIHRFSFRPVKDLMV